The genomic segment aagcaatccaacctcaatcccgagctccactggcggaacctcggcctgatgctgcaaaacgactcgggagatctaccatggttcccaatagcaaccacagcagccccccagtaaacaactgaggttaggattcttgtatgaaacagttcaacaataacaacaataaacataaatcatgcataatcatataataaaatgtaatatgcaatgcatgaaaggctcaacgaataaccgggataacaggagccaacaaacggtacgataacaactggaataatgctcgagcaacaacacaggggagctacatcgtcatgcagctaaaccgccctgccaagtatgcgaggtatgccaagctatgctgaataacacccctgactcggcctccatacagctgatacgatataacaggatggcacaacaaaacgaactagatgacacaatcccagcgctcacctcaaaaggctgcactaaccacgggattgttcaatcacatctacggtctcatgtgtataggcctatcagccacacaatgatcccgagataaacaacagtgccagataacaacagatatcaacaatgggctaacaagaacgatagggctcaacatgaatgtcataacagtatgtccgatgctaaatgccaataatatgtcacaataataaacatagaccacaacgaaggcatttaacaatttccaACAGCCAACAAGTCATACACTCGATCAATGtaacacagaatgacaattaaacataatttatgttttaccgtcgtatgttGCCGAGCTGTAACATATCTAAACCGACTCTAAAATCACAACAAGCTCAACTTTAATCTCCTCGACCTAACAATGACAAAAATAGGTCGAATAATTCACAATTCGCCAATAAAACTAAATTAATCCaacttattgatttttaattatcaaaacttAATTCCCAAATCAATTTCAACCATTCTGAAATTTCAACTAAATAACTGTAATTCACCAAAATAATCACACGATTAACTCGATACTAATTCACAAACTCTTCGATTTATACCTCAAAGCTCTCCAACGATCGAACCTACAATATAAACCCAATATATACGTCAATATAATGCATTAAAATCGACAAAGTGAAATTAAATCGAAGCGAGTAAAATTACACTTCGGGGCAGCCTACTTATGCACCGAAAAATCTGGAATTGGATCCAAAAATTACCAAGATCGAAGTATAAACTAGTCGCTAGCGGTCCAATGTTGCTACTCGCCGGAAAAGACGCCGTAAAACACTATTCACGACCAAAAACCGAACTGAAAACTAGCTGGAAAATGCAGGAACAGCAAGGTAAGATTTAAGCTTCAAATCCTTGCTCAATATACTCCAAAGAACCAAGAAAAACCAAGCAATAGCTCACCTAAATCGAATAAGAAACTTGAACAGGAACAGCCACGAAACAGGGTTCGATTGGCACTGAAACGGGCATCAAAAGTAGCGATTCATGGTTCAAAATGAACTATTGATGTAAGGAAGACAACCCCTCAAACCGTTCGCGATTTGGACGCCGGACGGAGGAGATGTGTTGCGAAAATGGGGTTGAGGGAAATGGGTTTCTGATTCTTCCTTTCTCTCTCCACAAGATAaattgtgtgtatgtatatgtatatttagttactaaaaaaaatagtaACACATGCCCAAAAATCCCGGTTTGCATATATTTTGCTCTCGTGTGCTATTTAaatctctatatgtatttttatatcgttttaactccgatattctaaaatacatatttttaacacacttcttgaatttatttggcataaataattattttaatttacaactcaataattattctaattatgccaaaattaccggataattaattacagggCCTTACACCTAGGTATGTGACTCCGGATATTGCTGATAGTTCGGAGTCGTGCTAGAACAATTCGGTAACCATCCTTGTGGATCAATAGTAGGTCTCTTCTAGAgtcagtctcacgaatctttatctgtgagacgggtcaatcctaccgatattcacaataaaaaataatactcttagcataaaaattaatatttttcatggatgacccaaataaaagatatgtctcacaaaatacgacccgtgagaccgtctcacacaaatttttgccgtGAATCAATCCAGAGTTAGTTACTGAGTTACTTGTATTCACATATATtatccttcatgcatttgatACTTACATAATTTATCGAgtgtaaaaattataatatgtcAAGACAGACGAGTCTCAAATGTATAACATATAGATGATATGAATGCAAATTACGTGCTAATTGACACACTCCCAAGGAAGTTCTGATACATCTGAAAACCGACACAAAGACCAGGAATTTTTAACAAACGGGATACAAAAATATAGCtatttatgtttttataaattaaaatataaccaGTGGAGTTGAGCTTCGTTTGGTAGGTAAAACATATTGATGaacctaatttattatattgtGCGGTTGAATGATAACCTTGGGCAACGTGACATGCCGAGTAATCATTAATGGCGGAGGAGCCGACGGCGTACCATGTCCGTGGCGGTGCTGCGGTGGTCCAAGGTGGCGATCGAACACCCCACGAGAGATATTATTGCTCAGAAATTATTAGGGGTAAACCCTACATTATCAATAATTTGTGGATATAGGGATACATAGATATATTAATGTCTATGGGCTAAATTACAAAAATTTGGGCATTTCATTTCTTAGAAGATAAAAAAAGTGGAAAAGCCatttcaattttcaaaattctgtACATCTTTCTTTCCCCATAAATCCTTATTTTTTGTGAGAAGATATCAACAGATTCAcaaatttttacattttttttatttagtttcACGACCGAAAATGACGAAGATTTTTCATTGATGTTTTTAGATCCGTCGGCATAAAAAAAGTTATtacgtttatatatatatatatatatatatatataatactaaTAAAGATGTTTTtagatttaattaataaaatagatTGGTTTTGACATTTTTATACATAGGACCACTAAATAATCGCTTAGAGTTTTTGACGTGACGATGTTAAAGTTGAGTAGATATcctgtgagacggtatcacatatctttatttatgagacgggtcaatcctaccgatattcacaataaaaagtaatatttttagcataaaaaacaatgcttttcatggatgacccaaataagagatttttctcacaaaatacgatccgtgaaaccgtttcacacaagCTTTTGTAGTTAAAATTATGTTgaatgagttttgatttataaAGGAACTGCACCAAAGAAGAAATATTACCAGAAATCAATAGGAgtttcttttgaattttatataaagtttaattaatatatatcgAATAATATATACTTTGAGTTAGTATAATCTTtccatataaaatattaattttgttatgttaaataatatttgtgtaaatatttagatattacattaaaatataaaattcacaaaatattttcataatagcTTTTCAATATTAGAGgtgatataataatttaaaatttcaaaaatatagataaaaaaaatttaaaaattgtcgATAAGATGAATGATGTTTTAGCTAAACCAAAATTTACTCCATGACATCATACAATTAGCATATGATATTcttgtattatatatatatatatatatatatatatatatatatatatagatttgacTAAGCAAAATATTGCATTTAGCTATATTGGGTCGTCTATCTTTTAACTCTTGGGTCGTGAATATTGAGTAGGTCTCCGTAGACGTTTCATGAGACGGATCGAATCGGATTCATAATTTATGGAgcgaaaaatcatatttttttgcataaaaagtaatacattttcatAGATCAATCGGGTAAGagatatatctcacaaaatttaTCCGTGAGACGATTTTATGAGAACTTTTGTGATGATTATTTTATCTTACACTTAAGTTAGCCAAAAAATCCtaattttaatttgatttattgGGATAATACCCCTTTGCATCCCTATAATTTAGTGATTTTTCGGATTTAATACCTCATATTTATCACGTACCCAAATGATCCTAACCTTACGGAATTTGATCTGATAAAGTtttgagtaagtctcttgtgagacggtcttacgaatctttatttgtgagatgggtcaactctaccgatattcacaataaaaagtaatgctcttagcaaaaaaaagtaatacttttcatggatgactcaaataagagattcatccgtctcacataaatttttgtctaAAATTTTTGATGTACTGAATTTTAGTTCGATTTCTTTCTAATTTGGACATGAAGTATCAGAAAATTTTACTTTTGTTTTATCACCACTATGAAGAATCATAGTGACTAAATTCCCGGGGCCTTGATGGGATTTCAAAGAATATGTCCCAACTTATTTATTTCTGTAGAGGAGTTAGTCCTTTCATTTTCAACTAATGAATTTTGTCAAAAtgtgaaatttatttaaaaatacatttgtaTGGTTTTTGGTTGATAATTAACTCATCAAAGGTTTACTAGACTTAGGATTATATTAGGTTTTCTGAGAGacggaaaaaaaaaatgtattccATTAATTGTTTAGATTTATCGATTTAGATTGAACTGAATCCGGCATGACTATTGAATTTAACTGGATTGCATGAAAACGAGTACATAACCATTTTATTCCGATCATGTCGAGTTCgatcaaataatatatttaatttttttaaattatttttcttcataaataacatttttatgaaCATAGTTGTGtataaaacataaaacattgattccaattatgttttatttaagttcaatttgattttggttttggATTCATAATCCAGTAAATCCAATCCGACATCTTACAGGATTGGTTCGGTTCTCTTATCCCTTAATCTGAACCAGTTTAATCCAGGTCAATCCTATTCAGTTGCATTCCTATATATGACTCAACCCACTATATCATTCATACGAGCTCATTTAGatgtaatataaaaaatatatcattcgatttttttttaatataactgCTTATTTGTATAGAAAACGTGTCAgtatctatactatattattaagtttgagatatTTAGAATAACTAACTTTTGATTTCATTGTCTGTAAAGTgctaaaattttaatgcaaatcATATGTAGTTCAGCAGATAGAATCTTTGTTTTTTATGCATCAAGTTGTAGGTGgggtcttttttatttttatcttttttctatttaattttttaatttatactaTCAAAATTGCAGTGTAGTCcatcactatttcttataattatattttgattctcatttaaatataaaccaaatgaattataaaaaatattgtaaaagCATGCAACGTGTGCGTCGATGCACTAGTGTCCTACTATATTTCACTACCTAATTTGATTAAATTGATTCTGTAAAAAttcttttattgaattattttctttaatctCTGTAATAAATATActagttaaaaattaaaatgtaattGTTAGTGGATCTAACCTTAAACTTTATATATGGGTTGGAGCAGATACGAGTCTTTAAAATATCGCATATTGAGTCTTATTCGAACGATCCATTGTCATCCATATcctcatattatcaattattaaaGTTATTTCACATCTATTTTCGAACTAAAAAcataattcatatatatatataaaggttaaattgggaaaaaaatcATCGATCCTAGTTTCAAGTTAGAAATCAGTCCCTAAGGCATTAAATTTAGTTTTCACTCCTCGACTTTGACAAAACTGATAAAAGAAAATAACTTTGATTTTATTATGAGTCAGAGATGATATCAGAGCCAAAGTAAAATTagttcaaatataaaatattattattgtctaattaaatgtttgaggaggagatgttttaaaaaattatggaTCAGAACATATATTCGAGATTTATCATTTTCAGTTTTTTcccaatattttgaaatatttaaaacaaaaaaatctaaCCAAGGTTAGATACCAGGAACAACTATGAATGAATCAAATTGTTGAGATAAATTATGATTCAAAATATGGATTCCTAGAAATAGTCTCGAATTTCTCTAAACTATCATGAGATCTTAGAAAAATCCAAAAGACTATACAAAATTATGACAATCAGCTATATTGTGCACGACGAAAAATTGAAGAATCCTTGAAAAACAAGAAGATTATTAGAACTTTAGATTAATTCAAACAAGAATATAAATCCTAGAACAACAACCCAATTCTAACAATAGAATTTTAGGATCCCAAGTTACCAACATCATCTGGTACCAAACCCTTATTACATCAAAGATGGAAGGCGAAAGTAGTGGTAAAGATTGTTAAAGATAAAATGATCAATCTAAACAAAATTGTCTCAAAAAGAAAATAATCTGATGACGACCATAGAAATGATTAGTCTAGAAGAATTTCAAGACCTTGCAGAGTCTTTGAGTCTTTTGCAAACCccaaagttgtagatctaaaaACTAATACATATAGAGGAAGTGAACATCTTCTAATTAGTAGGGTACCTCTTCATGAACCACAAAGGGAGGAAAGTGAGAGATCCTATGATACAAACATGGGAAGAACCCGAACAGAATTCCAAACTGGTGGAGAATCACACCTATTAGAAACAAAAGAGAAatcaaattcccttgcaccaaaAACCATATGAGAAAATCGTTTTAGAACCAATACATACTTATtgggttatgcttaaccttgatgtaaAAATAGATAAGATCTTATAGATGATTAGATATTATCTATGAGAATCGTAGCAGGAAAACTTGATATCAACAAAGAAAGATTCATTgaacttttagaaatgagtaTGATGATATCAGTCAAAATCTTGTGAGACATTACTTTGGTATAAACCAAAGAATCGGTTCTAGTAGGAAAATGTCTTAGTGAGATATCAGAAGAATAGTcaccctatttaaagcacaataTATAGGGATAAACTATTTTAACATTTAAGTCACATAGTAGAAAAAAATACTCAAACTCAGTATAATCTCGAATTATAGGACATCTGTTTAGTgaatgaatatattatgttattcactaaatatagatgaaaTCCAGAAGTCgaaaaaaatacatcaatgcaACTTTTTATCGCCCAAACGTCAAGTCTCTCGGGAGTAATCCAGATACTCGTGGTAGGACGAGCCTATTTtcttaatataataatttatcaaCTCCTAtaaagatatattttatatatttaatttttgattactttgcttcataaataacattttttatgTACAtagtttggtttttttttttaaaaaaaaaaaaacataaaacattgaTTCCAATTGTGTTTTATTCCAAGTTCAATATGATTTCAGTTTCAGACTAATAATCCAGTAAATTCAATCCGACATCCTATATGATTGGCTCGGTTCCGTTATCTCATAATCCGGAATCAGTTTAATTCAGACCAATCCTATTAAGTAATATATCTGTATAACAAGTCTCGTAGGACAAAACCCATTACACCATCTGTATCCGGCATCATTTTGATACAACATCAAAACTATATCATTTGTAAATTTTGTAGCATTGCTTATTTGTATAGAAAAATGTATAAGTAATTTGATTAAATTGATTcttttattgaaatattttgtttaatttcTGTAATAAATATACtagttaaaaatttaaaatgtaattGTTTTTGGATCTAACCAATTAAACATCATATATTCGACGGATCCATTGTCATCCCTATCttaatattatcaattattGAAATTATTTCACATTTGCTTTATCAGGGGAAACTAAAGGGCCAATTAAAGAAGTAGGAGCGAGAGACGAAAGATTTAAAAAATGAGGACtctgactttttttttttaagaaacaagGAGTCGACTCTTTATTATTACATTAACTGTGATTAACtttcacttaattaattaattgtcaTTTTCTCTTTCTTCTCCCATCTTTTCTTTCTTCTCCGTCGACCCACATCTGTTTAAAATTAGgtttccaaaataaaaaaaccATTAAAACATCCATCTACCCCTCAACTGCTTCCGCATTACATTAAATTCAACTTCACAACCTCCCCTCCGTGTACTCTTCTTGCTCATTCCTTAGATCTAGATCTAAATCTACTCCAAATCTTGCCTGATTCCTCTGCATTTGAAATCGCCTCTGTATTTGAAGAAAAAAGTCCGGCACAAGTAAGTTTTCTCCATTTTCTTTGGATCCCGTTTCATtgttttcttcatttcttcattTAGTCAATTCAAATTTTTAATTGACTGGTTGCTGCTCCACCTAAAATAATTGAATTGCTCGACCAAAATTAAGTTGGTCGACTTCTTCTTGGTTGACCAATAAAATTTTCTTGGTCGACCAACAAAATTTTTGGGTCAACAACAAACTTTTTGGTCGACCCGCTgcttatttatgtttttttattattatttaaatttttgcacATTCTAATTATCCTTCTTGAATTTTGTAGGATATGCATACATTTATTGTTGTTCATATCGATGGTAAATGAGAAGTGAGTGAAGAGCTGATATATAAATGTAATCCAGGGTCCAATGCTAAGTTTGTTGCTATTCTAGTAGATgatgatatttgttattttgaaaattttaaaagtgaACTATATAGAGCTGAGAAAGTAGACGATACTGCTAACCTGAGGTTGAGTTATATTCTAGAGTTTCCGTGGAATATTCAACCGATTTATATAGAGAATGACCATGATTTGAAAGTATATTTGTATTTTGGTTGTCCGAAAACTAGGCCAGTGCTTCAAGTTGAAATTGAACATGTTGCTTTTTTTTATGTTTCTGATAATGTTCACGGAGTTGGTATTGATTAATACAATAGTAATTTTAATGAACAGAGAAAttttgatgattattttcaCTTGAATATTGTTTATTTGGATCGTAATAATAGTAGTGAGTTTTTCGATGAAGCACATAATATGGATGTCATCCATGTGGATCGTAGTAACACGGCTGAGATATACGATGGAAACACGTGATGTGAATGTCATCCATGACGTTGAGGTCGAGGCAAATGTGGTTGCAAGTAATGACACAAATGTGTTTGGAGATGTGGATATTGGTAATGACACATTTTCATTCACGGATGGTTCAAAGTTGTTTGTTGGTCAAGAATTTCCAAACAGAGAAGCGGTGAAAAAGGAGTTAAGCAGAATCAGTTTGGAAGCTTGCTTTGAATTTGAGACAAATTCATAAAAAACGTAACATAGTTGTGAAATTGTTATTCATGTGTcaaaacatgtaacataattgtgaaattatgattcatatgttaaaaaatgtaacataattgtgaaattcataaaaaaaacttaacatggttgtgaaattgtgatttatatggtaaaacatgtaacataattgtgaaattgagattcttatgttaaaaaatataacataattgtgaaattatgattcatatattaaaaattgtaacataattgtgaaattcataaaaaaaaacgtaacatagttgtgaaattgtgattcatatggtAAAAtatgtaacataattgtgaaattgcgattcttatattaaaaaatgtaatataattgtgaaattatgattatgattcatatgttaaaaaatgtaacataattgtgaaattcaTAAAAAACTTAACATAGTTGTGAAATTGTAACTGTGATCCATATGTTAAAACGTGTAACATAATTGTAAAATTGAGATTCTTATGTTAAAAaatgtaacataattgtgaaattatgattcatatttaaaaaatgtaacataattttgaaattatgattcatatttaaaaaatgtAACATATTTGTAAACTTCATAAAAAACGTAACatagttgtgaaattgtgatccatatgttaaaacatgtaacataattaTGAAATTGAGATTCTTATGTTAAAAATGTAACATAATAGTGAAATTGAGATTTATgttaaaaccctaaaccctaaaacctaAACCCTACCTAAATCAACGGGGTCGACCCAAAATAACATTAGTCGACCACAAACAAATGAACATGATCGACCCACAAAATAACATTGGTCGACCCACAAATGAACATGGTCGACCCAGAACAAACATGATCGACCACAAATGAATATGGTCGACCTAGATCAACATGGTTGGGGTCGACCAATAAATCATCAGGGTCGACCAAAAATGAAAAGGGTCGACTTAAAAGCAAGCATATCGACCCACAATCATGTTCGACCCAAaaaacaacaaatttttttaacaaaattcgactttaaacaaacaaaattcgactatatgaaaatcaaaatttaaacaAACAAAATTCGACTATAAAcaatgtccaataattaaatataatgtcCAATACATCAAAACAATGTCCATTGATTATCAAACATATTATATGCTAAAAAATATCTGAACTCAAATACCAATCTATCATCTAAATTTAGTACTATTTGCTTGCTCCTCCTCGACAAAGCATATCCAGCGACAGCTAATATAAATGCTCCTGAATCCTCGCTATAAAAGTAAAAAGAATACTaaagtaattattttttttaatagaaatattaataaaattattagtctATCTATCAATTCTAAGCATATTACACATTAGAGATATGACAACTTACTGTTTAATCTTTGCTCTGAATTCATCATGTAGCTTTATATACCATGGCCTATCGGGGTGTGGGTTGTTCCCAACAATGGATAGCAGACGAGCAACGTTTATAAGTATAGGCTCTATGTCCTCATTAAGAGCTTTGAAGTTGGGGCCGTGCCTTCGCTGCAAGTCAAATATAATGCACTTATTGACCCCTGCCACGAGTTTTAGCAAAAATCAGCGCCCATCTGTGTGGACATGGATGAGAAATCTTCGTGTCTTTTCCCACGAGAGACACGGGCATTCTGGATCAATAACTTTCATTATCTCCACCAGATTTGTGTCGACAACTTTATCTTTATCTTCGGCCAATACTGACATCGAAGTGTAGAAATGCCTATCCATCAACGACACATCTGGTGACATCACTTCCGGATGTCGGATCTGCATCTCAAGCAATCCACGGAGTGCTTCTCCGATGTGCTGAATTCGACATAAGAAAAGGttttcaaagtttaaaaataagtGTTCTACAAATATACACGAGTTGTAAATGCTTACAGAGACAGTGACATGCGAATTCGCGATAGCCATGGGCCCGTAGAACGAATTCTCATATTCGACATAAAAACTTGGAATCCTACTTGGCGAACGGTCGAGCATCGATCCCCTAACTCGCGCCAACGAGTTGTTTACCTTCAAACTCATGCTCTCCGCAAGTGGCCTCACACCGTCATCTATAATTGCCCCAAACTGACGGTTCGCTACGTAAATtgataaattataacaattttaatgcaaatatgaATAGATAAGGTGTGGTGTACTAACCTCTCGACGTGGTCGCCTCGCCACCTGACATACATGCATCAGGTGTCACTTGAATATCTAAAAACAAAAAGTTTATTGTTTAATATActatacataaatataaaatcaaaAAAGTGCATTATCTCACCTTCTAAGGATTCCTCTGTTATGATTGGAAGACTAGGCTCAAAGATCCGTTGTGGGTGTGTTTGGCTACTACTGCCAATTTCCCTAGCCATATTATCACCTACGCCTAATAACATACATCAAACAAATTAAAATTAGAATGACAATTCTAATAAATCAATCTATTACATaaacctaatttaattaataaaattaactcACCAAAATATGCCTTGGATGATGCTATAATCTCTCT from the Primulina tabacum isolate GXHZ01 chromosome 8, ASM2559414v2, whole genome shotgun sequence genome contains:
- the LOC142552512 gene encoding uncharacterized protein LOC142552512; this encodes MSGGEATTSRANRQFGAIIDDGVRPLAESMSLKVNNSLARVRGSMLDRSPSRIPSFYVEYENSFYGPMAIANSHVTVSHIGEALRGLLEMQIRHPEVMSPDVSLMDRHFYTSMSVLAEDKDKVVDTNLVEIMKVIDPECPCLSWEKTRRFLIHVHTDGR